A segment of the Lineus longissimus chromosome 11, tnLinLong1.2, whole genome shotgun sequence genome:
GCGGCGGCAGCCGGTGGTAGCATCTGGAAATACCTCTCTAAAGGACAATCCTTATTCATGGATGGATACTCGGATTGACTGTGGATTACTGCAATAGTAACGACGGATTAACTTCACATTGATATTTGCTTCAAGGAAGACGTCCAATCTTGTTCGAACATTGGATACATTTTAAAGATGTTTCGAATAGTTTGTGCAAATCGGACCCTGGAGTTTGCTTCAGTGTGAACTCTTCTTCTTGCTGTCTGTGAGAATAACGTTATAAAATGGATACATTCAATGTCGAAAATGATACCTACATACTTCAGGCTGTTCCAGAGGAAGGCATCGAAGTTGCAGGGGTGTTTGTCGGCGAGGGGAGGTCAAATAACTCGACGCCGGGAGTATATCAGGTACACAGCGAACTTGAACCACCATTTGATTTCATTCTGATGTGGATTATAGCAGTAGCAGTGGTCGCGTTGTCGCTTACAACCATCCTGGGTAACTTATCTGTGATTGTAGTCTATTCCATGAAGAAAGAACTACAGAAATTTTCCAATAATTTCATCATAAGTTTAGCAGTTGCGGATCTCTTCATTGGGTGTTTGATGCCTGTcaacctggttgtgacactctCCGGCCATTGGCCGTATCACATCGACTCTTGCGAAGTCTACGTGACAATCCAGGCAGCCCTTTGTTACGTGTCCTTCATAAGTATCTTACTCGTGAGTATCGAGCGGTGGTGGTGCATCCATTGGCCACTCATCTACAGGGTAAAGCAGAGTCGACGAAAAGCAGTACTTGTCATCATTCTAACGTGGACTGTCACCTTTCTAATGTTCGGACCAACAAACTTAGTGTACCGAAAACTGACTGGGTTTCAATACGAAGTCCTTACAACTAGGCTAATGTGTGAGGCCCATTTGAATGAGACTCTATTACAGTCAACTGTCATGGCTGCAGTTGGCTTCGGACTACCTTGGCTCTTGTTAATAACGTGCAATTCGAccatctattttaaaatctctCGCCGGAAAGACAATACCATACGACGGTCAATAACCTCAGAGACACTGAGTTTTATATCGCGCAAATCGTCATCTGAGAGTAGCACCGTAGATGACCAAGCGACGGAATTGCTAAAGGAtccaaatgaaaatgacaaagtACCGGAGCTTACGAGTATCAAAATTGAAAAGGGGAAAGCTGTTCTTCCGGGCGTACGGCCAGTGGTGGGCCGGAGATTCTCCATCGCGACGACTGGTTCGGTGACGGAGCCCGGTACCCCGAAAGCAAAATGTTCCCAGTTGATGCGACGGGTTTCTTTTGATATGAGTATTCTGCAGGACAGTCGGCGGAGTAATAGCATAGCATCTTCAGGGCGAGGGTCAATCCAGCGGCGGCCGAGCGCCTGTGAGGAACTCGTGCGTGATATTTTCTCAAAGCAGGACAGAAAAGCGGCAAGGGCATTGGCGATTTTAGTCATCGTAGTGACGCTGTGTTGGGCGCCAAATGTGATCATgaaaattatgctttccatttgTCCGGGCCTGTTACCAAAGTGGTCACTTGTTCTTTCCTCATGGCTGGTATTGGTCAACTCTGGACTCAACCCGTATCTCTATGCGACAGGGAACACAAAATACAAACGAGTACTTCGGAGCTGTTTGAGCAAGCGTACGCAGCACCGTCACATCAAGACAGAGCCATTCCGCATTCCAAGCAAATACCTTTCCAAGCAGTATCTTGCTGTGAAGTTGGAGCACAACATCCTGAGTAATGTGATACTGAAACCAGCCTGAGGACTGCACCTTGGCGAGCCATGAATGGTCACATTTCACTCGGTGCGACTTGCCTGACAGCGGAAAGCTGAGGCAAAAATGTTTTAGGCCCCGGTTACAATTGGAGCGGAGAGTTTTCACGAGAATGCAAGATGACGAACTCTTCTTAATTGAGAGTTTCTAGTAGGTAGGATGGATTTCTGTGATTATGTCCCTTTAGAGCAGAGGAGTCTGACTAGAAGCACACGAAAGGGTTATGCTAGGCGCATTGGAATGCGTAACGACGAATGGTGCTGCTGGAGGTGTTGTGATGGCATTACCCTGTGCAGAGATTGGCAAAAGAACAATCGGTTGTCAGTTTTGATGTTGTACAAATTATTACATTCGTACTTTTCTACTTTATTTAAGACATTTGATGACGGGTTTCGGTCGAGAGCGTACTGTACAGGGTTGAGTTGCAAGAATTACGTAGATGTATGTTAATGAAACTGGCGGCAAGTGAAATTCACTTGGGATGGGTCTACCTATCCGAAGATATCTGCATCTGAAATGCGATTGTTTGCTATCTCCCACGATGGTTTAACCTATCACCAGGGAAACCGCGCTGGGGGTACAGCATGGGGAGAGGAGCCTTCTCAAATAAACCAAGGTTGGCTTTTCTGTTTGTTTACGAAGATCATGGAGAGGGTTCGACCTTTTGGGAAGGCTATCGTTGGGCGGCTTCAGAGCACTGGGAGTTGATTAGTAGGCCAGCTTTATCAGGCCTAGGCGAGAAACAGGTTTAAAGGcaccattttcaaaactttttatcTCAACTAAAATTTCTATAACCTCTGTGATTACACTTCTAAAAACGGGCAGTGTGTGTTTTGTGACTTTTTCTTTCTGGAGtaaaatgttgaatttttttttatttgaggcCAGTTGTAAATAGGTTACGTATTTAAATGTGAAATATCTGTGATGTGTAAAGAATCAAATTTAACTGTGATTTTTGATGTGGAGTAATATTTTCAGTTTGTGTAACGTTTGACTCTTCGGCTAGACATCACCATTTCTTAGTTTGGCTTGATTCAGAGAATTTTGTTGTCGTTTTGTTCTCGTGCATAATGAAATCCATTTTCACTGAATATCGGTTTATATCTGCATGGCGTATCTGTTATTCGCATTTTGGTGTTTATAGGTCGTCGGGTGACGcagttttgattgatttttagaATCAATCGGTGAAGGAAACAGCCCTTGATCCTTGAAGTGAAGGTTTGTTGGATGCACATTTTCAGCACACAGAATTATACATTTTCGCAAAGGTCAAGCATATGATTGGTCGTGTCGGTTCATTTCTGGTGCATAAGATGAACCATCACTACGCCAACACCTTGACCGATATACGCCGTTATACCAGCGGTCGAAAGGGTCAAAAGTATCCAATATAAAATAGGACATGTTGTAGAGTATAAGATGAAGAAGGTGTTAAAGCCATTACGCATTCTATCTTCGTGGCGAGACTTTATCGGTTTTGGTGGAATCCTGGGGCGTATGAAGAGCTTCTCTCGCAGCTTCTCTATTCTTGGCCCGTCCTGTAAAAACCCAATACACGGTTGTGATCCACTCTTGCAGCCACTCAAAACCCAGGGACGGATCAATATCTCCCTACTTTAGATATTCCTGTTACTTAATCCGTTGTATTTAACTTAAATGTACTGGGATTAATACGGTACTGTTCCTGATCCCATATGGGTACCAAATGACCTACTCCTTTCGTTTGAAACTGgaaattaaatttgaatttataaATTTCCAAATCTAAAAACGGGCTGAATATGAATATCAACAATGCCGTGTATATCTATTGCAGGCTGCAACGTTTTAACACATTGTACATTAAACCAAGTGAAATGTACAGCAGACACAAGCGTAAACTATTTGCACATCTTTGAAATGAATAGGTCCGGGAAGTACCAGATTATGTGCTGATGACGCATGATCAAATCGGTGGACTGATTCGGAGTATGCTTGTGCAAGGTGTGAACTTGTGGGTAAAAGTGGCTGACCTAATAGAAGTAAATACAGACTAGCTTATATACGAATCTATATATAATAAGTTTTCGTATCCCTGCATGGGTGTGCTAAAGGAGAAAGCAAATAGCGAAGTCGTAAGACTTCTCAGAGAACGAATCGATTTGTATGCATTTTGACTTGATATACATCACATGATTCTGAAGATAAGTAGATAAAACATCGATTATATATGCATTTCGGTGTTAACCCGATCAAAAGTTACACGTTAAGAGTTGACAACCTTAAAGAACTTTACCCACAAGTCTTCCGCTCGGTATTGATAACATTATGAACCATGTCGGCGACACCATAAACTTGGGTTAACCTTTCTGCGTTTTTTTGGAGGGGATGGTACAACAATTACACCCAGCAGTATGTCTACTGTTTTTGTTCCCAAACATTGAGAAATGTTCTGGTCGTCAATTTGTAAATTTTCCTCTTTTCATGGACACATTTTGATGCGAAATGTATGTTTTTGTGGTATGATGTTTGAGGGAGTGATTGTTGAGCGAGAGAATGCTTCGTTTGAGATACTTTTCCCCGACATTTTTCTCTGCTTCGGGCCAGACAGGTGCTTCTAGGCCTAAAATGTCTGTATTCATCATACGGCAACTGCTGCTAAACactcagtatacatgtacatgtatgcaggttAGAGCTAGTTTATTAATTAGGTAGACCTACTGTTGTAAAACCGACATGTGCGCCTACCGATTAGTGTATATTTTTATTCTGCCTGATAAAAATCTGTTTTTGTGACACTGGATGAGACATGTGATTCACTACCGTCACATGTATAGAACTCTTGGTATTTAAGGATGACTAAATGCTAAATGTGTGCATTATTACTATGCTATGCTCCGTGAAAATCATCCTTTAGACTGTATACCCACAACTTTCATCAACGTCATCTATACACTGATGACATTCACAATGAATTCATTAATCTATACACACCTGGGCTGCCCTGGTGGCCGAAAGGTGCAAAAGTACAGCAATTCCTTTTCAACCAGGCAAGATACCTACATTCTTGAGTAAGGTTCGTTAAATCCGACAAGCGAATTAAGTACAGATCCTCTGGAAATAGTTCAATTCGAATTCCCATCAATTGAGATTCCATTTCCAATTGATTATGCTTATGAAGGAACCAGAGGTTGTGAAAGGGGTTATCAGAGTGGCAATAAAGCTAATTTTGAAAGGTTGGGCGAAAACTCTTGTTATGGATATGCAATTCGAGGCAATTGTCTATATTCCAACGTTCAGGTTGCCCGCTGTTCGTCGAAGTGCCTGGAATTCCCCACGAGCATTCTACTCTCCTACATTTTTGTACCTCCTGCAGGTTTTTGGGTCTGATATGTGTTAATCTTTTGAAAACGGCATCATGAGGAAATCAAGGGTTAATGTTGGTTTCACCGGCCTTGCACACACATAAGAGTGTTGAGAAGTTTAAGTATGTAAAAGTATCACATTTCCTTTAGAAATTTGGATGGATAAGAAATAGTTTGGTCTCTTTTAGTACAATATGTCTTTCTTTAAGTATAAACTGTTGCTGAAAACAAAATGTTGCAACatgaaaagtttcaaattcttattttgttatttttctgcCATTTCATCCCGCAGTACTAAGAATCTTCAGTTTTGGCCTGAGCTGCTCCTGTGTACAGGTTGTGCATGCTGTGCAAATGTCATTCTAACTTGCTCGGGGAGCTTCACATTTCAGAATATCGGTTTTTATTGTCTTTGTAATCCTCTACCGCTGaagcattctccaaagcagaggtgatattcaagcatattatcgataaatagttccggtcatgcgcaaggagggtGCCGCTGAACAGCATTGTTCATCATGCGCCATCTTGAGGGATACATTGTAACCAAATCGATTTAGCCAGGCTCCTTGTCATTGGCCTCTTGTGCAGGGCCgtagaagcgaacattaacccctgatttcctcagaatgtGTCATTGGCAGAGGCATTAGACGACAACTAGGCCTATGTATTTTGTTATAGGGAAAGACACTTCCATTTTTTAAGTCATATGTTTTTTGATATCGTGTGTATCCCTAATGCAGTGGTGGGTCCAGAAAATTGTGAAAGGGGAACGGTCCATCTATGAAAACGAAGAGGTCTGGAGGGCAAAAATCGACTGCTTTTCGACTTAATACGCCACTAAGTCATGGTGTGCTCATTGTATAATCGTTTGGCCTGGATGTGCTGCTGCGTGAGTGTGTAAAAACTTTTGTGTGTCCATCTATATCTCAAAAGGTGATTATGTGCGTGAATAAGCCACGGATGAGTGAGATTGTACGAGTTGAACAACAccaaacaaatcaaaacatgtctTAACCATTCCAAAGTCACAACGGAATCAGTAATTACAATTACGCAAGTGACCGAGGTGTTATTCGCATCTGAATTGGGATATTGAATCCTGTCGTGAACATTATACGCTTGTAGCTGAGGATTATCTCATCCATCAATTGGGGAAGGCTGAATCAGTGACCCAGCGATGAGTGGCGTAATGATACAAGCAGGGTTATTCATAATACCGAGACAATGAACATGTTATCATAAGTGAGGTGTGACATTAGAAAGTGACCACGGTTGAACAGTTCTTATGGTCGAATATTTAGGCGTAGGCCTTCAGCAGTCAGTTGAGGGTTAATCATTAAAATTCCTTCTCCCGACAGATAATGACTACCATGCACCCAGAAGATGGAACAGGAAACCTTACTGTTCGATTATTTCACATTACCAGTAGCTTGGAACTATCAAGAGCAGCTCGCTATCAGTTATATGACTGACGGTGCCGATACAGCATAGACATGACGCCTAATTAATCGGTAATTGGCACTGATTGCGAGAGCATCGGAAGAGCCCTCGTGTAATGCCTTTCAACTCTTACAAACCACATTAACCCCGCGCCTtacaaaataaataatgaatgTAGTTATCAAATAGTCATCTTTATGTTGAAGAAGCAATTCTGACTAAGATTTGACGAACAGCCAAGTCGGTACAAATACAGTCATAGGTCTTACATAATGTGAATTCCTGAGGAGTATAATTTGCTTACTAAGAGTTTAAATGTTATGTGAGATGACTACTGGTAGTATGAATGTTGGTATGAGAGTGGTTGGAAATTGATTTGGTCAGGAAACGTCAAACTACACGTGGAGGGCTAATCATGGTTGGTCAGCGTTGCTTTTCCAATCAGatttcttcagtttctttgTTACAGATATCTAAGTTTTTCttctattttgactcttttcTGCATGTAATTGAATGATGTGTCGATTGAATGAGTGAATGAGTGAAGCACGTTGTTTGATTGTCCATGAAGAAATGATCAATTGCGAACAATTGACTTATGTGgtagcaagtacatgtatctggtttGCCCTTAAAAACCATGTCATTCTAACCTTGCATTCTAACGTTATATACGTTATATACGATCGTGACGTCACTGGTCGTGATTCTCTGGACAACATATTGAATTTCAATGTGATCTTTTTTTATCTTGATTGTTTCTGTATTGTCATGACGAGTCTTATGAGATGAGttccttttttcattttgacgtGAAGCGCAAGTCTTTTACCGATCATTTTGACACAGGCAAAAGCCTTCATTAGGGCAACTCCTATGAATAGTACTAAAATAATTTCAACCAACATTTTCTGTGTAAGTGGTAACAGACAGTCAAAAATGCTTCCAAAGTGCTCATTTCTGTGATAAATTCGATGTAGAAGTTATTTTTTATATGAAACGAAAATGAATACTAAATTTCGTGATTTGTAAATAGGGAGAGTTCAAAATTGTCAAATTATCTGTCATTTTAATTCTTTGTGATGACATAAAAACCCACCAGAAAATGTTGGCGTGGCTACAGGCGATATTCAATTTCGCTATTTAACTGTGATACTACAATGTATAACTTTATAAATATCTTTCAAGCAAAACTCTATTATTCAAGATTtgtcaaaatataaattttatcTGAACGAAAAGCAGGTTCAGGTTTTTCTGATGTATGGCTGAAATTGGCAATGGAAAACGTCGAAAAAATTTTTTCACACCTTTTGTACGATTTTTAAACCTGCGTTACGATTTGTACATTGTCTTGTACATTGTTACGTGTAAATATAATCatttatatatgtacatgtaagcataTTTGTTATAAGTGTTCTTATAAATAATGATTAAATATAAGTCCACTTTCCAAAATAAATGTGTCACggtttttatatttttgtttcGACTTCTTCTATCATGCTGCGATGCCAAACTCTGCATATATATTAGCCCAAGTCACAGACAGTCGCCCACTGAGAGTCACGACGACCGAGAGCAAACAGATCCATTGGTTGGAGCCGGTGTCCATGAATTTCTGTCGGTGCCtcgatcatcatgatcatttcCTTCGCTTCGCATTCCTGGGTCCGCCCCTGCAGACCATGCATCGAGTGGCGGAGTATTGAAAACTCAGTACTGATTGTACGCatcatgaggaaatcaggggtcaaTGTCGTCTCTATGGCCGACCGGCCCTGCACATAAACATTGAacatttacccccccccccccccccaccaccacttCCTCAGGATGGGTTATATGAGGATTCACATTCATGGGTCGATCGCCAACCACCATCTGATATATAGACTCAACATAAAAGAATCGTTGACAGTTTATTAAAAAAGGTATCCAGACTATATATATGTAAGGTGTCAGGTGTTATCCCTCTCTCTTTCTCATGATTACCAGGGATGTCAGTCGGCTAGCCAGCCCAGAGTTCAACATGAACGTGCAGTGCAGGTTATCAAGTGCGTCAGATCGTTGTCGCTCGATATTAGGCAGGATTCGCGAACCTTATAAAGGGTTACGAATGACGAAGCACCAATGGACGTCGTATTGGACCAGATGGTACACCCCGTCCCGGGCTGGTAGATTGGTCCACCAATGCATGGATGGTAGGGACCAGTGGGTTAAATGTTCAAAAGTATGTTCCGAAGATGTTCAGAATCAactgattatacatgtatgtaaatgtatAAAAAACCACTTAACGACCACATGTTGCTGTCGAATACTCAGTAAGTATGTTATTATGTCAGGAAGGTGTTTCAAGCTGCTGCCAAGTGGCATCTTTGTTTAGGCCCCCGCAAGGTATTCTTCAAAGTAGGTCTAATACCCAAGCATAATATGATACCTCCATGTGTGTAAACGATGATAAgagtacgtgtacatgtatatacctttGAGCAATGCAAGTTACGAAAAGCCAGACAAGATGGTTGCTGATAGGACCTAATGGGAGCTGATAGGAAGTCTGATCTCTCCAATGCAACATGATAATTTCTGCaaaaaagagagaaaatatGTCGTACAGATTTTGAAAAGTGTACCAAGTGATGCACGAGTCGGCGCACGTGGCCGACAACTCTGGACGAAGTAGTACCGAAAATGTTTGGCATCGTGTCTCCCCCTCACGGAACGTACAGGAAGAAGATGACAAAATTGCCTTCATCGATGCATTAATTTAATATATAGGTCTACAGATGGCATTGCTGATGCCATCGCGGCGCGAAAGTCATTTAACCATTCAAAAGACATCcagacataaccagtggttttcaatatatttactccgcctctcgatatttcaagcgatgcaggagtatcaaaaacctgtatctcaggaagATGTCCGTCCGGTGAACAAAATAATACAATGTTCAGGCAAGGGGCCTATACTCCCTGGGCAGGCCATTGATGTTGAGTTCTTGGTTTTCAGTCTTTTTGGAAGATTCTCTGCACGAATGATAGACGAAACTGTCAATTAATGATCAGATGGGGACTATCCCATACACACTTCGTACATCGCCCTTTTACCTATTCgcaaggcttgcgaaacctgtctaatTTATTTCCATACCCGTAGCTCAGAACGTGTGTACAATGTGTGTATGCTGCTCTACCAATttttgacaatgtcagtcaGCTGATTCAATCACAGAACAAAAGACTATCACCAAGcttataaaaaacaaaacaaattgaCAATAAAGTCCGGACGGAATGGTGTAATGTGCCCGGATGGTGTGACGGCAACTGTATTGTCTTCAGTcccggttgatttgaacgccagtcttGGTGTGTGAACTGCGGAGAACAccgcgggaacactttctctgatttcaAACAGAAAATCCCTTCAATATTTTGGAAGTTAAGTCAAAACAGAAGGTAAGGTTCATATCCTCGCTTTGATAATGGTGGGATCGATTGGTTTCAACAGGTTTTTAATGCTGTATGAGAGTTGTGCGCTCGGCGGGAAAGAACTGCGGAGTTAGAAATGTCAGTCGCAAGTCAGATCACGTTAGTCCACGGATCGTGTACATTACTGTACTTCATGTAAAGCAGTCATCTCTATAATCATCTGTCGTCCCAACATACTAACGGCcctatatgatgatgatgatggtctcGATTCGGAGCAGGGTCATGTACGGCTGATATCTTCTTTATGCCATTACTTGTGTTCTGTCCTGCAATGAAGTACGGTATTGAAGGTTTGTCTTGTTAGACAGGTTCATATTCACCTCAACCACTTGCAATAAATCAATGAACTGTGAAAATGAGAAGCCACTGAGGCTGTCAATGATAACGACCTTTGCTTGTGCTACATACATTCGAGGGTAGCTCCTATTAAAGTCAAAGCAGTGACACTCTCCATTCAAGTGGAGTGTGGTACATAGGTAGGACCTGTGTATATGTATGACTGGATGGAGTTGTGACCTCCAAACCCTGTGTGTGTCATATCATACAATGTAAAATGCTTCTGAGACACTCACTCTAAAAGCAATGTCCTTTTTTCATCTGCAGGGTCTTCCCGTGACTCACCCCGGCATCCTCCCATCGATGTTTTCAAGACGCCTGTCCTTCTCCTACCCACTTGACAAGACCATCATGATGGTGACTGAAAATAAACCTGGACCAATAAAGACTGGTGAAAAAGCACGATGAACAGGTGTAACAGATATAAATGTCCTCAGAAGAGAGTGTTCCAGGGATGAATGATTGCTTTAAAGCGTTTTTAATCTCTGATTTATCAAATGCCACAGGTCTCAGAAGAACAATACCATCTTCGCTACACTGAATGAGGATACTTTTTCAGGGAAGCATTTCTATGTGCCACAATGGGATACGAAACCATTATTATGACAATAACCTTGCGAAAGACGACTTACCGCATCACTGAGTAATTTATCATTGCGCAAAAGTAATTCATATCAATACGCACAATAAGATTCGATCAAATGTCGGTTATTCAAAGGCTGTGACCAGAAAATATattttaagtgtaaaaaaataaattgattttatctactttgatatttttgttggctgtttatatcaatatttcagATAACTGTGGATCTACATTTTTGAAGGACAAAATTCGGGACAACAAAACATTGAAACCAGATTTGCATCGACGCCATTTTATGGTTTTCTCCACGTTCGAAAGAATTTTACACTGAACGAAATTTATATATTTGCAATGCTGACGACCTTCGCAGACATTCTAACTTTCTGATTAAATAACCAGGTAATGTATAGACTACATTGGATGCACACTCTTTGTTCGAACGAATGTAAGTTTGCAGAAATCTTGTTTTGAATATGGGCAATCTGGAAACATGAGCTCGGTTTCCCGATTTCTGCTAACGTCGACAAAACTTGGGCGAAAAAATGTCTCGGATCTCTGCCGTGATGGAGTATTTCATCGTCTGAACACTGTGCACCACACTTGTATTACATATAGTTATTGTTCATAATATTTGTGGCGGATTTGGCAAATTGTTAGGTGGTGATTTCGTGTTGTTTCTGACTGCCAGAGGCAAGGGGAGGCCGCAGACTTGCGCCAGACAATGTCGGTCACGTGACTTTTAGAATGGTTTCTGATTGGTCGTCATTACATGTACTACCGGGGTATACTAAAGAGACAGCTAGTCAGCCACACCCTTTGGCGGTGCCTGTATCAGTAATTTTCTAAACACCTTCAATTTTAATTATCAATACCATCTCGGCTCATTCATTGCGTTGGCATTGGCCATAACTTTATTGATTCATCTCAGCCAGGGTGCAAAAGTATGTTACAAGTCATTGCGGCGTGACGACGCTGACTGAAGAATTCACTGCCACCTTTTTGCCGCTCCATTTTACACTTCTGGGCCTGTCATGGCTCTACACTACagtttataaaatgtaaagCTCAGAGTCCAGTGCTTGGTGTTACCACAAGGCCAGCCACACTGATACCCAATGTGCAAATCCTCTTTAACACACGACAGCCACTCGCAAGCATCAGGACCATTTCACTGGCCTGTAAAAGGACATGACTTGACTTGTGAACAGCGCTTACTTTTGAGGTGATTTGTGTGAATGTGGCTCAGTCTTATCTGTGATACTCTGTGACACTGATACTCGCATAGAAAAGTTGGTCAGTTCTTGATAATGTGGCTGATGTAGCTGTGCATTTCCTCGGATATAGATTTCAATATTGCCGTAATTTGTTGTCAGTTATTCATAACACTACAGACCCTTTTTGTCCGTGCCATAGC
Coding sequences within it:
- the LOC135495865 gene encoding muscarinic acetylcholine receptor M3-like; translated protein: MDTFNVENDTYILQAVPEEGIEVAGVFVGEGRSNNSTPGVYQVHSELEPPFDFILMWIIAVAVVALSLTTILGNLSVIVVYSMKKELQKFSNNFIISLAVADLFIGCLMPVNLVVTLSGHWPYHIDSCEVYVTIQAALCYVSFISILLVSIERWWCIHWPLIYRVKQSRRKAVLVIILTWTVTFLMFGPTNLVYRKLTGFQYEVLTTRLMCEAHLNETLLQSTVMAAVGFGLPWLLLITCNSTIYFKISRRKDNTIRRSITSETLSFISRKSSSESSTVDDQATELLKDPNENDKVPELTSIKIEKGKAVLPGVRPVVGRRFSIATTGSVTEPGTPKAKCSQLMRRVSFDMSILQDSRRSNSIASSGRGSIQRRPSACEELVRDIFSKQDRKAARALAILVIVVTLCWAPNVIMKIMLSICPGLLPKWSLVLSSWLVLVNSGLNPYLYATGNTKYKRVLRSCLSKRTQHRHIKTEPFRIPSKYLSKQYLAVKLEHNILSNVILKPA